From a region of the Epinephelus fuscoguttatus linkage group LG21, E.fuscoguttatus.final_Chr_v1 genome:
- the rnf32 gene encoding RING finger protein 32, translating to MAMRKGLASKASNKLVITSVAFQDHITRSLLHPDFPLSDPLLRCRRKAPRKRVEERTLRAQDHQDDREYVLDSAPPPLTLAQKLGLVASPAGRLTEDEWTQVKARSVQQGDSAQPCAVCREEFCLHPQVLLSCSHVFHRACLQAFERFSGRKCCPMCRKEQYETRVIHDAARLFRHQSATKIQACWRGYAARKRYRKLRKSICPKDKQLRRKFFEAKLQELNDSFVRYCHTDTEAFLSDINRSLSSSRRVFQQLERKHVSEPQESDWDRIQSQVIHRGVWDCPICLTALCSPSLPTEAGTSSHQQRRRTVLLSCSHVFHQRCLEAFESFSIESRPSCPLCRSVYHKKLI from the exons ATGGCAATGCGGAAG GGTCTGGCATCTAAAGCCAGCAACAAGTTGGTGATCACTTCAGTTGCCTTTCAAGATCACATCACACGCAGCCTGCTGCATCCAGATTTCCCACTTTCTGACCCTTTGCTGAGATGCAGAAGAAAAGCACCTAGAAAAAGAGTGGAGGAAAGGACACTGCGGGCACAGGATCACCAAGACGACAGGGAATATGTGCTTGATTCTGCTCCACCTCCTTTAACATTAG cTCAGAAGTTGGGTTTGGTGGCCTCCCCTGCAGGGAGACTGACAGAGGACGAATGGACTCAGGTCAAGGCGAGGTCTGTTCAGCAGGGGGACTCAGCTCAGCCCTGTGCAGTATGCAGGGAGGAGTTTTGCCTTCATCCTCAG gtgTTGTTGTCTTGCTCTCATGTTTTCCATAGAGCATGTTTGCAAGCCTTTGAGAGGTTTTCTGGGAGGAAGTGCTGCCCAATGTGCAGAAAGGAGCAGTATGAGACACGGGTGATTCACGATGCAGCTCGCCTCTTCAGACACCAGTCTGCCACCAA GATTCAAGCATGCTGGCGAGGCTATGCTGCTCGAAAAAGATACAGAAAATTGAGAAAATCCATTTGCCCAAAGGACAAACAACTACGACGGAAATTCTTTGAAGCAAAG TTGCAGGAGTTGAATGACAGCTTTGTCCGATACTGTCACACCGACACGGAGGCTTTTCTGAGTGATATCAACCGCTCCCTGTCATCAAGCAGACGAGTGTTCCAGCAGCTGGAGAGAAAACACGTCTCCGAGCCTCAGGAGAGTGACTGGGACCGAATACAGAGCCAG GTTATCCACAGAGGCGTCTGGGACTGCCCCATCTGCCTGACTGCATTGTGCAGCCCGAGCCTCCCAACAGAAGCAGGCACATCCAGCCATCAACAACGTAGACGCACTGTGCTTCTGTCCTGTTCCCATGTCTTCCATCAGCGCTGTCTAGAGGCCTTTGAGTCCTTTTCTATAGAGAGCAGACCCTCCTGTCCCCTATGCAGATCTGTCTACCACAAAAAACTCATCTAA